The stretch of DNA CACCCGATGTCAATGATTTCATGGAGCTAGGCAATAAGGCGCTAGGTAATCTGGTTATGGCACCGCACCTCAAGGACTTATTGGCTGCTTTTACGGATATCAACACCGGTTTGGTATTGGGCAATTAATAAATTAATTATCGAAACCTACAAAAGTGTTGATTTTCAGTCAAAAGCTTATTCCACAGACTGTAAAATGAGCTGAAATATGTTTTCAGCTCGCCCATGACCGTACCCCCGTCCGTATGCACTTGATAAAATACTGACTACCAAATCCAATTCGGGAACGACATACAATTTATTCCCACCATTGCCAGAAGCATAAAAATAGGTATAGGCTTTATTGTTCACTTCTTTGGAAGAGATATACCATAAATAGCCATAACCGTCTCCAAAGGGATCCTGGGCAGAGATATCCAGGTGTTTCGTAAACATGTCCTTGATCCAGGATTGGCTGATGATTTGTTTTCCTTCCCACTGTCCATTTTGCGTCAGCAGTACACCCAATTTAGCAAAGTCAAATGCGGTAAAATAGATATTGCCCATACCCGCTGTACGATGATGTGGGCCTGCATACCAATAGTAGTTGTTTATGCCAAGTGGGCCAAAAAGGTATTGGTCAGCGAATGCGGACAACTGCATGCCTGTTGCATTTTCAATAATAGCGCCAGCCAGCATCGCACAAACCGAATTGTAGCGATATTGCCTCCCCTTTTCAAAGGCCGTTGGTAGTTGTAAAGCAAATTTCACCCAATCATCGCTGGCCAGCAAATACAATTCGTTTCCTTTAGAATTGATATCGTTGGCATCTGCATCCAATCCAGAGGACATGGTAAGGATATCCTTGATGGTAATATCTTCAACTTGTTTGGAGATTTTAAACGTCGCTTTCTCCTTGGTAAAGAAATCCATTATCGGCTGGTCTATGCCTTTCACAAAGCCCTTATCTATGGCAATTCCTATGAGCATAC from Saprospiraceae bacterium encodes:
- a CDS encoding serine hydrolase → MKTKPPFTFLILLLATCLFGQRNLGELLKKPMPDWPTATLEEVGIQGDTIRRLVNLIGNAQPNDFRGVVVIKDHKIVLEEYFNTYWRETVHDIRSAGKSVTSMLIGIAIDKGFVKGIDQPIMDFFTKEKATFKISKQVEDITIKDILTMSSGLDADANDINSKGNELYLLASDDWVKFALQLPTAFEKGRQYRYNSVCAMLAGAIIENATGMQLSAFADQYLFGPLGINNYYWYAGPHHRTAGMGNIYFTAFDFAKLGVLLTQNGQWEGKQIISQSWIKDMFTKHLDISAQDPFGDGYGYLWYISSKEVNNKAYTYFYASGNGGNKLYVVPELDLVVSILSSAYGRGYGHGRAENIFQLILQSVE